Proteins from one Fusobacterium periodonticum 1_1_41FAA genomic window:
- the tnpB gene encoding IS200/IS605 family element RNA-guided endonuclease TnpB, with amino-acid sequence MKIIKKAYKFRIYPTLEQVIFFSKNFGCVRKVHNLMLDDRKKDYEEYKSTGIKTKYPTPAKYKEEYPYLKEVDSLALANAQLNLEKAFKNFLKNKDFGFPKYKCKSNPVQSYTTNNQNTIYIKDSYIKLPKLKSLVKIRLHREIKGIIKSVTISKNSLDHYFASILCDEEIEELAKTNKNIGIDLGIKEFATMSDCTKVENLKLSKEYEKKLKREQRKLSKRCKVAKDSAKKLSDSKNYQKQKKKVAKIHNKIRNKRKDFVNKLSTKIINNHDIICIEDLNIKGMLKNHKLAKSISDVSWSEFVRQLEYKANWYRRKIIKVPTFYPSSKTCSSCGNIKETLKLSERIYHCECCGLEIDRDYNASINILRKGLEILREEKVS; translated from the coding sequence ATGAAGATAATTAAAAAAGCATATAAATTCAGAATATATCCTACCTTAGAACAAGTAATCTTTTTCTCAAAAAACTTTGGTTGTGTTAGAAAGGTTCATAACCTTATGTTAGATGATAGAAAGAAAGATTATGAAGAATATAAATCAACAGGAATTAAAACTAAATACCCTACTCCCGCTAAGTATAAAGAAGAATATCCTTATTTAAAAGAAGTTGATAGCTTAGCTCTTGCTAATGCACAATTAAATTTAGAAAAGGCTTTTAAGAATTTTCTTAAAAATAAAGATTTTGGTTTTCCAAAATATAAGTGTAAATCTAACCCAGTCCAAAGCTATACTACAAATAATCAAAACACAATATACATTAAAGATAGCTACATAAAACTTCCTAAATTAAAATCGCTAGTTAAAATTAGACTACATAGAGAAATAAAAGGTATAATTAAATCAGTAACAATAAGTAAAAATAGTCTTGACCATTATTTTGCTTCAATATTATGTGACGAAGAAATAGAAGAATTAGCAAAAACTAATAAAAATATTGGAATAGATTTAGGAATAAAAGAATTTGCAACAATGAGTGATTGTACAAAAGTAGAGAATTTAAAACTATCAAAAGAATATGAGAAAAAACTGAAAAGAGAACAAAGAAAACTATCAAAGAGATGTAAAGTTGCTAAAGATAGCGCCAAAAAACTATCAGATAGTAAGAATTATCAAAAGCAAAAGAAAAAAGTAGCAAAGATCCATAATAAAATTAGAAATAAAAGAAAAGACTTTGTAAATAAGTTGAGTACAAAAATTATCAATAACCACGATATAATCTGTATAGAAGACTTAAATATAAAGGGAATGTTAAAAAATCACAAATTAGCAAAAAGTATATCAGATGTAAGTTGGAGTGAATTTGTAAGACAACTAGAATATAAAGCAAATTGGTATAGAAGAAAGATTATAAAGGTACCTACATTTTATCCAAGTAGTAAGACTTGTTCTAGTTGTGGTAATATAAAAGAAACACTAAAATTATCAGAAAGAATATATCATTGTGAATGTTGTGGACTAGAAATAGATAGAGATTACAATGCAAGTATAAATATATTAAGAAAAGGTTTAGAAATATTAAGAGAAGAAAAAGTAAGTTAG
- a CDS encoding zinc ribbon domain-containing protein yields RIYHCECCGLEIDRDYNASINILRKGLEILREEKVS; encoded by the coding sequence AAAGAATATATCATTGTGAATGTTGTGGACTAGAAATAGATAGAGATTACAATGCAAGTATAAATATATTAAGAAAAGGTTTAGAAATATTAAGAGAAGAAAAAGTAAGTTAG
- a CDS encoding sodium transporter, producing the protein MWLTKAHTSQEAPTSISGSGSLLIYCRIIVSNMTDKNISEVTTYLNLETIAFIINNFINFFMVILIFINKAKYFYLSCLLKTVFIIIGDLYLIPKFQVNGVAFSNILVNLLILIFCLFVLYKEDLFPKFSLNFDKALIKDYFYGGSFIGLQIILDNLIYVLIVGKMITTVNEQGNYWVANNVIWGLLLIPIMSLGDIIKKEANTLTNYKIKYFSKVIVINFILFLIYLLFSDAFLEKVMQLKDYTLITSIIKVSTIFYLFYMVSLVVDNIFIAQNQSKYLFYISVIVNLIYYPIVYYLVKINFFITNINFICYMFGTGMLIHMLLSFIFLYSAIKSKKIIISK; encoded by the coding sequence ATGTGGCTAACAAAAGCACATACTTCCCAAGAAGCTCCCACTTCTATAAGTGGGAGTGGTTCACTTTTGATTTACTGTAGAATTATAGTAAGTAATATGACAGATAAAAATATTTCAGAGGTTACTACATATTTAAACTTGGAAACAATTGCATTCATAATAAATAATTTTATTAACTTTTTTATGGTTATCCTTATATTTATAAATAAAGCTAAGTATTTCTATCTATCTTGTTTACTAAAAACAGTGTTCATAATAATTGGTGATTTATATTTAATACCAAAATTTCAAGTCAATGGAGTTGCTTTTTCTAATATTCTAGTAAATCTTTTAATATTAATATTTTGCTTATTTGTATTATATAAAGAAGATTTATTTCCTAAATTTAGTTTAAATTTTGATAAGGCATTAATTAAAGACTATTTTTATGGAGGTAGCTTTATTGGATTACAAATAATACTTGATAATTTAATATATGTGCTTATTGTTGGAAAAATGATTACTACTGTTAATGAACAAGGAAACTATTGGGTTGCTAATAATGTTATATGGGGCCTTTTATTGATTCCAATAATGTCACTTGGGGATATTATAAAAAAAGAAGCTAATACTCTAACTAATTATAAGATAAAATATTTTTCTAAAGTTATTGTTATAAATTTTATTTTATTCTTAATTTACTTGCTATTTTCTGATGCTTTCTTAGAAAAAGTTATGCAATTAAAAGATTATACTCTTATAACATCAATTATAAAAGTTTCAACAATTTTCTATTTATTCTATATGGTTAGTTTAGTAGTTGATAACATTTTTATAGCACAAAATCAGTCAAAATATTTATTCTATATTTCAGTTATTGTAAATCTAATATACTATCCAATTGTTTATTATTTAGTAAAAATTAATTTCTTTATCACAAATATCAATTTTATATGCTATATGTTTGGTACAGGAATGTTGATTCATATGTTATTAAGTTTCATATTTTTATATTCAGCAATAAAATCAAAGAAAATAATTATAAGTAAATAA
- a CDS encoding DUF4357 domain-containing protein, protein MKASERKITKLFSESDTVFSIPVYQRDYNWQEKQCQRLFKDILQTGKNEKVSSYFLGSIVYIHDGIYGVGEKEFHVIDGQQRMTTLTLLFLAIYFKLKGTILAKDADKIYNQYVVNPYSEKEIKLKLLPPEENLYILNKISHNKFNELEAFQDRNMLKNYLFFEKELETLSFEDMKHLSNGIEKLIYIDIALEKGKDDPQKIFESLNSTGLDLSQGDLIRNYILMDLERGEQNRIYKEIWIPIENNCKVSDGSEITSYVSDFIRDYLTLKTEKISSKPKVFETFKVYYEKENDEKLEDMKKYSEAYSYIIKPSLEKDRDIQRELDYLKSLDKTVINTFLIGILKDYKDNILEKDELLNILILLQSYLWRRYITEKPTNALNKIFQGMYGKISRSGNYYENLVDVLMAEDFPTDEELESALKLKNVYKDKEKLNYVFKKLENYNHNELIDFENEKITIEHIFPQKPNKAWKENYSDNELEQMISFKDTISNLTLTGSNSNLSNKAFHEKRDDEVHGYKNSKLYMNKYLGRLEEWNLLSMEARFESLYDDIIKIWKRPEDKATNDMEKITFVLKGKITSGKGRLLSNEKFEILKGTSIVLEVKSDNPSTFRRNKNLIEDLIRKNLIEKLEDRYVFKENYIATSPSAAAILVLGRSANGWTEWKTYEGKLLSDYRK, encoded by the coding sequence TTGAAGGCAAGTGAAAGAAAGATTACAAAATTATTTTCAGAAAGTGATACCGTCTTTTCTATTCCTGTTTACCAAAGAGATTATAATTGGCAGGAAAAGCAGTGTCAAAGATTATTTAAAGATATATTACAAACAGGAAAAAATGAAAAAGTAAGCTCTTATTTTTTAGGAAGCATAGTATATATACATGATGGAATTTATGGAGTTGGAGAAAAGGAATTTCATGTTATTGATGGTCAACAAAGAATGACTACCTTAACCTTATTGTTTTTGGCAATATATTTTAAGTTAAAAGGTACAATCTTAGCTAAAGATGCTGATAAAATATATAACCAATATGTTGTTAATCCCTATTCTGAAAAAGAAATAAAATTAAAATTATTACCCCCTGAAGAAAATCTGTATATATTAAATAAAATTTCACATAATAAATTTAATGAATTGGAAGCTTTCCAAGATAGAAATATGTTGAAAAATTATCTATTTTTTGAAAAAGAATTGGAAACTTTATCCTTTGAGGATATGAAGCATTTATCTAATGGAATAGAAAAATTAATTTATATAGATATTGCTCTTGAAAAAGGTAAAGATGATCCTCAAAAGATTTTTGAAAGTCTTAACTCAACAGGTTTAGACTTGTCACAAGGAGATTTAATCAGAAACTATATTTTGATGGATTTAGAAAGAGGAGAACAAAACCGTATATATAAAGAAATATGGATACCTATTGAAAATAACTGTAAAGTTAGTGATGGCAGTGAAATAACTAGCTATGTTTCAGATTTTATCAGAGATTATTTGACATTGAAAACAGAGAAAATTTCTTCTAAGCCTAAAGTTTTTGAAACTTTTAAGGTATATTATGAAAAAGAAAATGATGAGAAATTAGAAGATATGAAAAAATATTCTGAGGCTTATTCATATATTATCAAGCCTAGTTTAGAAAAGGATAGAGATATTCAAAGAGAATTAGACTATTTAAAATCTTTAGATAAAACTGTTATCAATACCTTTCTTATAGGAATATTAAAAGATTATAAGGATAATATTCTAGAAAAAGATGAACTTCTAAATATCCTTATCCTACTTCAAAGTTATCTATGGAGAAGGTATATCACTGAAAAGCCAACTAATGCTTTAAATAAAATATTTCAAGGAATGTATGGAAAAATTTCAAGATCTGGAAATTACTATGAAAATTTGGTTGATGTTTTAATGGCTGAAGATTTTCCTACTGATGAAGAGTTAGAAAGTGCTTTGAAATTAAAAAATGTATATAAAGACAAGGAAAAATTAAATTATGTCTTTAAGAAATTAGAAAACTATAATCATAATGAATTAATTGATTTTGAAAATGAAAAGATTACTATAGAGCATATTTTCCCACAAAAACCTAATAAGGCTTGGAAGGAAAACTATTCAGATAACGAGTTAGAGCAAATGATAAGCTTTAAAGATACTATCTCTAATTTAACTTTAACTGGAAGCAACTCTAATTTAAGTAATAAAGCTTTTCATGAGAAGAGAGATGATGAAGTCCATGGTTATAAAAATAGTAAACTATATATGAATAAATACCTTGGTAGACTAGAAGAATGGAACCTTCTATCGATGGAAGCTAGATTTGAAAGTCTCTATGATGATATTATAAAAATTTGGAAAAGACCTGAAGATAAAGCAACAAACGATATGGAAAAAATTACCTTTGTTTTAAAAGGTAAGATTACTTCAGGAAAGGGAAGACTTTTATCCAATGAAAAATTTGAAATTTTAAAAGGAACTTCTATAGTTTTAGAAGTTAAATCAGATAATCCTTCTACTTTTAGAAGAAATAAAAATTTAATTGAAGATTTAATAAGAAAAAATTTAATAGAAAAACTTGAAGATAGATATGTTTTCAAAGAGAATTATATTGCAACTTCACCAAGTGCAGCTGCAATATTAGTTTTAGGGCGTTCAGCTAATGGTTGGACAGAATGGAAAACTTATGAAGGTAAACTTTTAAGTGATTATAGAAAATAA